A single Salmo trutta unplaced genomic scaffold, fSalTru1.1, whole genome shotgun sequence DNA region contains:
- the LOC115181917 gene encoding zinc finger protein 883-like, with amino-acid sequence MLTSYLANIPTMSSLNDSPSEEGICWTEKEALGLNIVVKEEKEEEDVTVKKEAEIEAVTVKEVKLAEDEDALRVKEEEDVTVKEEEKEEDAVFGLGEMTVTVKEEEDIFGMKEVGEITVTLEEEEEETGDLINNRERPDSHSDSSKSPSEEPDPETPKPVTRLDCSKCNKSFNLSWNLKEHERKHTGGKPFHCSQCGKRFSRSQNLKKHSRIHTGEKPYHCSHCGKNFRLLDKLKEHERTHTGEKPYHCSLCAKSFTQLANQKEHERKHTEEKPFQCSQCGKRFSRSQNLKIHQRTHTREKTYLCSHCGKCFTQLWSLNKHNRIHTGEKPFHCSHCGKSFRLLGNLKEHERKHTGEKPFQCSHCGKRFTRSQQLKSHERTHTGEKPYHCSQCEKSFAQLASLNNHKRIHTGETPYPCAHCEKRFSRPQELKSHERTHTGEKPYHCSQCKKSFSLLGSLNKHNRIHTGEKPYHCAHCEKTFSRSQDLKSHERTHTGEKPYPCAHCGKRFPRSQELKSHERTHTGEKPYHCSLCGKDFSHLGSLNKHKKRMHS; translated from the exons atgctaactagctatctagctaacatccCAACCATGAGCTCACTAAACGACTCCCCTTCTGAAGAGGggatctgctggacggagaaagaagctctggggctgaacattgtcgtgaaagaggagaaggaagaagaggatgtcacagtaaaaaaAGAAGCAGAGattgaggctgttacagtgaaagaagttAAATTGGCAGAAGATGAAGACGCGttgagagtgaaagaggaggaggatgttacagtaaaagaagaggagaaagaggaggatgcagtatTTGGAttgggggagatgactgtcacagtgaaagaagaggaagacattTTTGGAATGAAGGAAGTGGGGGAGAtcactgtcacattggaagaagaagaggaggagacaggagatctgattaacaacA gagagagaccagactctcactctgacagcaGTAAGAGTCCTTCAGaggaaccagacccagagactcCCAAACCAGTGACACGACTCGACTGCTCCAAGTGTAATAAGAGTTTTAATTTGTCATGGaacctaaaagagcatgagagaaaacacacaggtgggaagcctttccactgctcccagtgtggaaagagattttcaCGATCACAGAACCTAAAAAAACATagtagaatacacacaggagaaaagccgtaccactgttcccattgtggaaagaattttaggTTGTTGGATAAGCTGAaggagcatgagaggacacacaccgGGGAGAAACCTTACCATTGCTCCTTGTGTGCAAAAAGTTTTACTCAGTTAGCTAACCAAAAAGAGCATGAAAGGAAACACACCgaagaaaagcctttccaatgttcccagtgtggaaagagattttccCGATCACAGAACCTAAAAATACATCAGAGGACACACACAAGGGAGAAAACGTATCTCTGCTCCCATTGTGGAAAGTGTTTTACCCAGTTATGGAGCCTGAACAAACATaatagaatacacacaggagaaaaacctttccactgttcccattgtggaaagagttttaggttGTTAGGTAACCTAAAAGAGCATGAAAggaaacacacaggagaaaagcctttccaatgttcccattgtggaaagagatttacaCGATCACAGCAACTAAAATCAcacgagaggacacacacaggggagaaaccataccactgctcccagtgtgaaaaAAGTTTTGCACAGTTAGCGAGCCTGAACAAtcataagagaatacacacaggagaaacgCCTTACCCCTGTGCCCATTGTGAAAAGAGATTTTCACGACCACAGGAACTAAAatcacatgagaggacacacacaggagagaaaccataccaTTGCTCCCAGTGTAAAAAGAGTTTTTCGCTGTTAGGGAGCCTGAACAAACATaatagaatacacacaggagaaaagccttaccactgtGCCCATTGTGAAAAGACTTTTTCCCGATCACAGGACCTAAAatcacatgagaggacacacacaggagaaaagccttaccccTGTGCCCATTGTGGAAAGAGATTTCCACGATCGCAGGAACTAAAatcacatgagaggacacacaccggggagaaaccttaccattgctccctgtgtggaaaggaTTTTTCCCATTTAGGGAGCCTGAACAAACATAAGAAGAGAATGCACTCTTGA